The following are from one region of the Rhodopirellula sp. P2 genome:
- the fliJ gene encoding flagellar export protein FliJ, with translation MPPFRFRFDSLVDLRSRERDEAGAEVGKALEAIQRINEQVQDIDSQRELIRTAQTHTLHQANVSVDQMLHQGRYDIQLHADQISLQQTLAQLNQELEKRRQKLVTAEAEVKRLERLRETQLAEHRSLEAKQEQAEADDLTSARVLLRRRAMAAQSKETRR, from the coding sequence ATGCCTCCGTTTCGATTCCGATTCGATTCCCTGGTCGACTTGCGTTCTCGCGAGCGAGATGAAGCGGGCGCGGAGGTGGGCAAGGCTCTGGAAGCCATTCAGCGAATCAACGAGCAAGTTCAAGACATCGACTCGCAACGCGAATTGATCCGCACGGCGCAGACCCACACGTTGCATCAAGCCAACGTTTCGGTGGACCAGATGCTGCACCAAGGTCGCTACGACATCCAATTGCACGCCGACCAAATCTCGCTGCAACAAACGCTTGCTCAGCTCAACCAAGAGCTCGAAAAACGTCGCCAGAAACTTGTGACCGCGGAAGCCGAAGTGAAACGCCTGGAACGATTGCGTGAAACTCAACTGGCCGAACATCGTTCCCTCGAAGCCAAACAAGAACAAGCCGAAGCCGATGATCTGACTTCCGCCCGGGTCCTGCTGCGACGCCGCGCGATGGCTGCTCAATCCAAGGAGACTCGACGATGA